Genomic segment of Bacteroidales bacterium:
CTTCGTGTACTTTTTCCGTATTCATGCAATCACTTAATATTATTCACTGGTGGTTTGGATTGATTTGCTTTTTCATGCTTATGAAAACATCAACAGGGCAGGAGCAATATCAGATCCCGTACAATACCAGTGACATATTTATTGACGGGGATCTCAGCGATTGGAACCATTTCCTGTCAATTTTCTTTTCTGATACGCTCGCCCAGCTTTGTCCCGTTCCGGATCGTGCTCTAAAGGCTTTCTATGACGATAAAGTTGACTACACAAAAACCTGGCATCCACTTTCGAAAAACGATATTGAGATTTGGATTTGCTGGAACGTAAATTTTCTTTTTTTAGCTTTCAAGGTAGAAGATGAGCATCTTTTCAGCGAAGTTAAACCTGCTGAAGATCGGTTCCCGATTCAACTGAATGATGGAATTGAATTATATATTGATGCGAAAAACGATAGCTATCGGAAAATGGACTTCAATGATTACCAGTTTTTGGTTGATGTTTCAGGAAATAGCGTTGTTTACCGTGGCGATAAACAAAGGTTCAATATTGATACCGTACAGGTTCCAAAATTAGCAGGACAGAACATCTATTATGAAACGGCCGTCCGGTATCTGAATAATACAGTGGGTTTTGAAACAGGCTACTTAGTTGAACTTGCCATTCCATTCGCTGCTATAGGCATGAGACCCGAAACCGGTCTTAAAATGAAAATTGATTTGTGTAATAATGATATTGATTACTCATTAGAAGGTGCACAAACCTACGCTGATACTGCTTTACGCTATTGGGCATTTAATATGAGCGGGTACAGCGATTTCGGTTTCCCGGAAACATGGAAAACGATGCAACTGGCCGGAGCTCCGGGCTATATCGAAAGGCTCAGTGCGGCCAAGATTAGCAGGTATTTTAAGATATATATTTCCGTGCTTGTGATTTCCATTTTAGTAATCAGCTTTTTGTTGATCCGCATGAGAAAATTGCACAAACTTCCGGCGCGTGAAGATCTGCATCCTCAATCAATATTATTTCTTGAGAAACCGGGCACGGCTCAATATGCCGTAAGTGATGACCAGAAAATCCTTCAACAAGCTACTGATTTCATTAGCAGGAATAGTCATGAAACAATCAATTCAGAAATGCTTGCCAAACACCTTGGGGTTTCATTAAGAAAACTTCAACGCATTACACGTGAAGAACTATCATGCACTCCAACCAATTTTATTTATATCCTTAAGCTTAATCTTGCTGCTGAGTTCCTGAGGCAAGGAAAAGCCAACGTATCTCAAACCGCCTATGAATTTGGTTTTTCTGACCCCGGATATTTCACCCGCCTCTTTCACAAACACTTTGGCGTTTCACCGATTGAATATCTGGCCACCCACAGTTCTGCATAGATTGTGATGCAGTGATGCGGTAATACAGTAATACAGTAATACAGTGATGCAGTCTGTTCAAGCAATGCAGTAACCTTTGTTTTTTGCGGCCACAACTTACTCTACCCAATCTTACTAACCCATACTTAAGGCGTATAAGCCATGGCTTCACAGCATCACTGCATTACAAGAATCTGTCGTTTTCATCCCAATCTCTGTCGCTATTATCCACGTTTTTTTTTTTGTGCTGAAGTAGTTTCGTTCAGTCTTAGGAATGTCATGGACATGCTTTAAATATTGGCTCACACAAAAGGATTGCAACAATTAACCCCCAAAATCATAGGAGAAAACATCATGAAAACCTTAACAAGCATTTTATGCGGCATTTTATTGCCGTTTTTATTAACAGCACAGGGCTACAAAATTGTTCCGGTCGAAACCATCAAAGAAATTGCCGGCCGCAATGCGCAGGCTCTGTGGGGCGATGTGTATCCGGCTGAACCAATTCCTTACTATGGCCAGGATGATGAAATCGTGGCATGGCAGTTCAATTATTCCATCGGGAAACCATTTCCGGAATCAGAAAAGCTTGTCAGCGACTGCGGCGATTATGCTGCACAAAAGATGATAAAAGAACAATGGGGAAGCCGGCAGTTTGGCAACATCCTAATCGGCGCGCGTGATAACCTGCCGGTTGTGCATCAGTATTCACAACAGCTTTCGCCGGAATTTGCATTGGGTCATAAACTCCGTAAAATGCTGATTGAGGCGTTTGGCGACCAAATACCGAAGGCAGGTAAAACCTATTATTTGGGTGGCGCTGACATCTGGCAAGAATATTCGGCCTTGGATCAGAGCTATTATTTCTGCGCATCACCCGTGGGGAGAGTACTTTCAGAAACTGAATTCAGATTGATGAAAGCCTCAGCGGAACCATTCTGTTTAACAGGTGATTTCGGCGAAGAATGGATCAACTTCGAAAACGGTTATGATTTAGGCACACGAGGCGATGTATATATTTCTGACCACGAAGTGATGCCATATTACGACTGGAGTTACGGGTGCGGCCCGACCGCAATGGTCATGTTACTTGGATACCATGATTATCGTTCATTGAATTCAATCTACAAATATGCGAACCTGATAACACATCATTTTGAAAGATGGGATCCTGTGGATGTGGAGACTGATTTCAATGTTCCTGAAATACAAAAGCTTGTTGCTTTTTACATGGGAACCGACTCTACTAGTAGTGGTTTTACCCATCCGCACCTGATGGACAATGGAGTGGAATATATTGCCAATACGCTAAAAGGATATAATTTCAGTGCAAGCAATTACAGGGTTACCCCATGGACAAAGATCAATCCAAATATAGATAACAACAGGCCTTTGATTGGGCATCTATGGAATCATTTCATTACTATTATAGGTTACCAGGAAGGCACAGATATAATCCATACACACTGGACCTGGCAGCCTGAAATAACTTCAGTCAACAGGTATCATGTGCTGGGTGTTACAGTTGTGGTGCCCGGGGGTTCTTCAGGCAATGCAATACAACTGGTTACTCCTTTTGGCGATCCCAGGTATAACAGAGATGGTCAGGGAGAGACTTTTCGGGCAGGAAATTATCACGAGATCCGATGGTTATCGGATAATGTGCCCGGATCAACGGTGGATATATCATACTCTCTTGATGGCGGGCACAGTTTCACGAAGTTTGTAACTAATTTGCCAAATACCGGATTTCACAACTGGTTTGTTCCTTCACACCTTAGTTCCACTAAAGCCAGGATCAGAGTAGACTTGTACACACCAACAAAAGAATATGCCGGCGCCGATGGATCATACGGGAATTTTATGATTAATTCAGGGGGTTCAATCGCTTATCTCGAACATTCGCAATTTTATTTAAACGATCATTTAACAAAATATTACCGGTTCGAGCACTCGGTACCTTCCGATAACCCCAAGTGGGGAGTTGTAGGAACGTATCATTTAGAGGAAGAAAATCCCTGGACCTGTGAATTGTGGGATGAATACTTTCTTAATATGCTCTCATCTTCAACTTTAACTGACTCTCCACAAAACATTGTGGTTCTGGATGGAAACCATCTTCTTGGCAATGTCCCCTATGGCATGAAGATCAGACCATTGAGCGAAGTAAGTCAGGTTCTTACACAGTTCCAGAAATCAACAGAGGTCCTTAACTGGTTTCCGGGAGTTGAAATGATTCGTTACTGGAATAACAATGATCTGGTTCAGATTTATGACCTCCAACTAAACCCCGGCCAATACTATATAAAGTTGGAGCATGAAAGTGTTGGAATGAGCCTGGATATGGCCTTGTTTGGTTCAACCAGCGGAAATTATTTTAAATCTCTGTCAGAGGCTGACTATATTTCAAGCAATGCTGGTTATGCTCCTGAATCGTTCATCGTTAACATCACAACTGCCGACAGATATGGTCTTTGTGTTTTCGCGAGGGAAAGAATTTCAGGGCAATTCGGTATCACAATAAGCGATGCATTTATATGGACGGGTGCAGTCAGCCATAACTGGCATAATGGCAATAACTGGACAGGGTTGGCAGTGCCGGGCGCCGGAGATAAGGTTACCATACCACCAGTATCAAATTACCCCATTATAACAGCCGGTGCAGCTTTTTGCGGTGAACTGAATCTGCTTCAGAGCGGCCGGCTTCAGATTACCACTAACAACCTAACCGTAAGTAATGATGTTTTCCTTAATGGACTCCTCGAAATAGATGATGATTGGGCATTGATTTGTAACGGCAATGTAAGTTGTATGCAACACGGAGCTATCATGCTGGATGCAGACGCAGGCATACAGGTTAAGAAAGACTGGACTTTTGAGCTTTACTCAAACATCGTATCAAATATCGGGTATGTTAGCATGATCGGTTCTGAGGATTCGAAAATTTATGTTAAGTCGGGGAATAGTTGGTTCCCCAAACTAACAATTGCCAAAACGGATGCTTCGGTAACTTTTGCGGAAGAATCATCTACCGGGAAAGCACCGGTATCGTCCTATCCATTGCTCATTAAAAAGGAGTTTACCATTTTCCCAAATGCTCATTTTATTGGAACCTCAACTCAGAATACGATCATAAGGGACGTGTTTTTAACTTATCCGGGAAGTCAGTATACCTTTAATGAGGGTGCAGCAGTTTTTGAAATGCCTGGTTCAGACTCTTATTCAATAGGCACTCCAACAGGAAGCTATTTCAATGATGTGGATATAGATTTCTTTGGCACGCTCGATCTTTTATCCTTCATGGATATCAGGGGCGATCTTGACTTAAAGAGAGGAACACTGCAAACGAATGGCTACAACATTAAGATCAGAGGCAGTTGGAACAGGTCAGATAATAGCACTTTCCAACATGGCAATGCCAGGGTTATTTTTTGCGGAAGTGGAGATCAAACGGTTAAGAATACCAATTTCTGGATACTTGAAATAGATAACTCGTTATGGGTTAGTTTTCCGGAAACAACAGTTACTTGTCAATTTTACGATTGGACAAAAGGAGTGTTGATGGTAAATGGTGGAACATTTTCAGCAGCCGGGATGATGGATCCGGGAATTTATGGTGGAGTGTTTGTAAGTTCCGGTGAATTGAATCTGCGCCAGGACCCGGGCGAATACATGGACCTAAATGGTGACCTGTTAATTATCGGGGGAACCGTTAAAA
This window contains:
- a CDS encoding helix-turn-helix domain-containing protein, whose amino-acid sequence is MKTSTGQEQYQIPYNTSDIFIDGDLSDWNHFLSIFFSDTLAQLCPVPDRALKAFYDDKVDYTKTWHPLSKNDIEIWICWNVNFLFLAFKVEDEHLFSEVKPAEDRFPIQLNDGIELYIDAKNDSYRKMDFNDYQFLVDVSGNSVVYRGDKQRFNIDTVQVPKLAGQNIYYETAVRYLNNTVGFETGYLVELAIPFAAIGMRPETGLKMKIDLCNNDIDYSLEGAQTYADTALRYWAFNMSGYSDFGFPETWKTMQLAGAPGYIERLSAAKISRYFKIYISVLVISILVISFLLIRMRKLHKLPAREDLHPQSILFLEKPGTAQYAVSDDQKILQQATDFISRNSHETINSEMLAKHLGVSLRKLQRITREELSCTPTNFIYILKLNLAAEFLRQGKANVSQTAYEFGFSDPGYFTRLFHKHFGVSPIEYLATHSSA
- a CDS encoding carboxypeptidase regulatory-like domain-containing protein, translating into MKTLTSILCGILLPFLLTAQGYKIVPVETIKEIAGRNAQALWGDVYPAEPIPYYGQDDEIVAWQFNYSIGKPFPESEKLVSDCGDYAAQKMIKEQWGSRQFGNILIGARDNLPVVHQYSQQLSPEFALGHKLRKMLIEAFGDQIPKAGKTYYLGGADIWQEYSALDQSYYFCASPVGRVLSETEFRLMKASAEPFCLTGDFGEEWINFENGYDLGTRGDVYISDHEVMPYYDWSYGCGPTAMVMLLGYHDYRSLNSIYKYANLITHHFERWDPVDVETDFNVPEIQKLVAFYMGTDSTSSGFTHPHLMDNGVEYIANTLKGYNFSASNYRVTPWTKINPNIDNNRPLIGHLWNHFITIIGYQEGTDIIHTHWTWQPEITSVNRYHVLGVTVVVPGGSSGNAIQLVTPFGDPRYNRDGQGETFRAGNYHEIRWLSDNVPGSTVDISYSLDGGHSFTKFVTNLPNTGFHNWFVPSHLSSTKARIRVDLYTPTKEYAGADGSYGNFMINSGGSIAYLEHSQFYLNDHLTKYYRFEHSVPSDNPKWGVVGTYHLEEENPWTCELWDEYFLNMLSSSTLTDSPQNIVVLDGNHLLGNVPYGMKIRPLSEVSQVLTQFQKSTEVLNWFPGVEMIRYWNNNDLVQIYDLQLNPGQYYIKLEHESVGMSLDMALFGSTSGNYFKSLSEADYISSNAGYAPESFIVNITTADRYGLCVFARERISGQFGITISDAFIWTGAVSHNWHNGNNWTGLAVPGAGDKVTIPPVSNYPIITAGAAFCGELNLLQSGRLQITTNNLTVSNDVFLNGLLEIDDDWALICNGNVSCMQHGAIMLDADAGIQVKKDWTFELYSNIVSNIGYVSMIGSEDSKIYVKSGNSWFPKLTIAKTDASVTFAEESSTGKAPVSSYPLLIKKEFTIFPNAHFIGTSTQNTIIRDVFLTYPGSQYTFNEGAAVFEMPGSDSYSIGTPTGSYFNDVDIDFFGTLDLLSFMDIRGDLDLKRGTLQTNGYNIKIRGSWNRSDNSTFQHGNARVIFCGSGDQTVKNTNFWILEIDNSLWVSFPETTVTCQFYDWTKGVLMVNGGTFSAAGMMDPGIYGGVFVSSGELNLRQDPGEYMDLNGDLLIIGGTVKITGGQGPSFWPWAANASITMSGGVLDFYDVGIQINNSPSYTFTENITGGTIRTRGNLLVQRTDFNPSGGTFEFYGIEDNATVAVNPASNLYNLLLTKATEGKDKGIVKKLTASGTLDINGDFILERGIFEAPPTMKVAGNFINLKSQANFTELTGHVILDGNSNIIINNSETFFKLTVDKASPGSVLINNNLDLTVSNKLTVENGHMTFNPGSALFLDGSYESNYGAEVRFQGTEADNILVSSASKANYAFDVIGGGIGAIHTIFENMDNDGIRLLSYVDPEMAFHHCTFRNGAPGGTLVTWNQGATITVEDAVFPANTTGSLYNVTKTSDNGNVFFHNATGAFAGAAFESDPFSRVHWEYVPPFELPFSENWTSGDFTTKRWVKTADNWVVSATLGNAAPAATFHFWPRIYNYSADLRSHYLNAKNYSQVFLKFDLRYVNYSSTTLEQLQVRVVLNNDDFINVATYNNAAGSFGFISESFNISSIAAGNEIRIYFRAFGQDSNNINDWIIDNIQVYGTPIPPATLSGKVSDDVTSLPLENALITLVGTSYSALSQSDGQYTINNILPGIYDVTATAAGYEPSTSEGIEFLSGETVTKDFPLQPIPPAYCTEGLYSIGCVEGDGLNYFELNTILNLASGCSENGYGDFTALLTDIARGYDHAVFFASGFSDQHLSLWLDFNDNYEFEASERLLTDFILYDAGETYQATIHIPAGAPLGEHRLRVRTNWNAPGSDPCALYEYGEAEDYTVNITNDLLFGLLYATLTDDVSANPVNGAMVEIEGTSLYGITEEEGICLIEYIVPGTYNVHISASGYQSLTINDFMITGNESNYLTATLIPALPDNLYLEDITILTGQFECFAATQTIVVAGSGTIFIVEPGAEAELVAGENIIMLPGTRVFDGGYLMARITVTDDYCSNPESIISAVIDPTPTEMPSLTGTDKSFFRVYPNPTTGRFTLELTGGSFSGAIEVEAYDLIGKVILKTALPASQSHEFDFSLMQPGVYIMKVIHGSDAGFVKLIRQ